One part of the Sardina pilchardus chromosome 5, fSarPil1.1, whole genome shotgun sequence genome encodes these proteins:
- the LOC134080133 gene encoding E3 ubiquitin-protein ligase ARIH2-like: protein MGAGKSTPKEDQNVATTQPNKREVRPTEGNRLAGQSSGSVYQLPHLCATCLSPWQGPPGVLGRCANKRCAVVGTLLTCGLVTDPTSKVKGCPEFRACPKCCSLLMHSCGCKYVICSQCSHTFCYICLSDSEECRKDKDLYWSLTCSKPTAGRQWFTGPF, encoded by the exons ATGGGAGCAG GTAAGAGCACACCAAAAGAGGATCAGAATGTTGCGACAACCCAGCCAAATAAAAGAGAAGTTAGGCCCACAGAAG GGAACAGACTGGCAGGCCAGTCCAGTGGCTCAGTGTACCAACTGCCCCACCTCTGTGCcacctgcctctctccctggcaAGGTCCTCCTGGGGTGCTGGGCCGCTGTGCCAATAAGAGGTGTGCAGTGGTGGGAACCCTCCTCACCTGTGGACTGGTCACCGACCCAACAAGCAAAGTAAAGGGCTGTCCAGAGTTCCGTGCTTGTCCCAAATGCTGCAGTCTACTCATGCACAGCTGTGGCTGCAAGTATGTCATCTGTTCCCAGTGCAGCCATACATTCTGCTACATCTGCCTGAGTGACAGTGAAGAGTGCAGGAAGGACAAGGACTTGTATTGGTCACTTACCTGCTCCAAGCCAACAGCTGGACGACAGTGGTTCACAGGGCCGTTTTAA